The Apostichopus japonicus isolate 1M-3 chromosome 3, ASM3797524v1, whole genome shotgun sequence region TACCGGTATTCCGGTCGTGTCAGAAAATGGAATCACTTTCAGGAATATCTTTTGTGCCATTTGCCATGGACAGGAGCTCACTTCCTTGACGCCATGGAGTATCACGGCAGAGTGTTTAGACCTGGGGTTTCTGCCACCTGTCGATAACCTTACATTGCAAGAGAAAGTTGAGATCTTCATTGGCTTTTGCCAGAATGTTACATTTGCACCTCCTGCCGATCACCCTTTTAATGTGACATCAGTTATTCCATGCCGTAGTCAATCAGAGGAATCGTTCGTCCAGTCAAGTTGTCCAGACACAGAATTCAACGACGAATACTCGGAAGGATGCCGGGTGGTGTTTGCCCCTCTGAGTGTTGATTACTCAGTGGTATTCAGGAATCGCTACTGTGCTGAATGCTTCTACGCAGACAACCCTGCACAAGAGTTAACTTTGTTTGAGTTCTGCCCAGTTACTAGTGGAAGGGAATGCTACTTTAACGCAAACGGGGACGAAATATGTATTGGTCCACCTCCGGGTCCGCCTCTGGTCCCAATTTCCATAACGTTCGATTTTTTTGGTGACGGTAGTGGGGTGTCCATTTCAAGTGAGCAGGATAAAATAGATACCATATTGGTTGACTGCGAGGAAGGCCAAGTTTTTGATCCGACATCGTCGACGTGCTTACAGTTACATTGTAGACAAGGATACATTCTCGAAAGCAACCGATGTATACCCAATGCTACTGACCCTACTGTTGCCGATGGATTGTGCGAAGAATTCCTTCTGACAGTAACATTCACGCTAAAGACAATAATGCCATGTACCAATGAAATGCCTGTTTCAATCTTTGGAGAGTGTTTGCCAGAAGAATTAGTTAACATAATCACTGCCGCAAATTCGTCACAGCATTACACATGTGGAACCAATGTGACAGTGACTCGATTTTCTATTAGCCAAACAATTTCCTTGGACGAAGTGAAACAAATATTCTCGTCAGGTACGGTGAAAATCTCTGCCAACTTCAGTTCATCCTCTTGTCAAATTATAGACGCCGTAGAGATCTTAAATGTATGTTCTTCCTCACTGAGTTCTCAGCTGCTGTGTACTTCACCTTGGCAAACTGGTGTACCTCCTTCGGATACTCTTTGGAATCGAGTCGTGTCCACAGAAGAGGATATGAATATCACTCGGATACGTTTCAGACGTACATTAAAATATCTTAACAACAACAGTGTTGTTGATGACTTTTCGTTGCAGAGATGTAAAGTGCGATTGACATGTCCTCTGGTATCCTTGAATTCATCCCTTTTTGTTAATGAAGGAAATAATTCGGATACACTAATCTTTAGAAGCAATACCACCGTTCGTTTCACATCCGACGAGTACTCTGTAAATCAAGATGGAATGATAACAGTTTGTAATTTTCTAGATTCCAGTGGAGAAATACGAGCATTTCTTCCGTCATTTACATCAGCTCAAAGTATCTTAAGTACCATCGGAATCACATTGTCGATCATTGGACTTTCCTTTAGCTTCTTAACCTACTCTTGCTTCTCTACGTTAAGAACTCGTGTTGCACCCATTTTAATCATGGTTCTTTGCTTCTGTCTAATCATTGCACAGTGTTGTCTACTTTTTGCTGGAATTGCAACTTCCATACCGATGGTCTGTTCCATATTAGCAGGGGTTGGTCATTTCTTTTGGCTATCTGCATTTTCATCGAGTTGTATCTTTGGATTTACTTTGCAGCAGACATTTAGCTTAAAGAATCAAACGGTTCGTGGACATAAACCGTCTTGTAAGAAGGTGGCTACATACGTCGTAGGTTGCTTCCTGTTTCCATCTTTGATTAGCGGTGCTTTGTTGGTTGTACACCTAACTGATCGCGGCGAGAGATATCCACTAACGTACGGCAATGAGGAAGCGTGTTGGATTGGCGATGCCTCTATAAACCTTATAGCATTCGGTGTTCCAGTGCTGGTGTCCCTGCTGATTAATTTGTTCTTCTTTTCTCGAGTAGTATACGCTTTATGTATACAGCATAACAGCAGTCGCAGAGTGAGAGGCAGGGAAAACGGAAGTGAACTACGCGAGCTTCTCATCTATATCAAGGTAAGGTATGCTTTTTATTGGGGGCGTAAGATTGTATATTGGCGAAACCAGCACAAAGTTCAGACTCTGCTTCAATAATCACAAACTAAGTATCCGCAAAAATAACCCAGGTTTCCCTGTTGCCGAACATTTTAATCTCCCCAATCACAACTTATCTGAcctcaaatttgtcattctCTACGGCTTCTTCAAAACCGCTCATGAAAGAAGCAACCGGGAACTAAAAACTATCTTACGCCTCAACACACACAACCATGGGCTCAACAGGGATCTCTCTTTTATGAGCATACATGCTAAGCTAAATACCAATAAGgtctagtttcttccatttcattagtacaactgaagaagagccgtgttaacgctcgaaatattttttttatctatttaacgttctaagtaataaagttggaaatgaaagtatcattttttccatttttttcttgtggatatatatatatatatatatatatatatatatatatatatatatatatatatatatatatatatatatatatatatatatatatatatatatatatataataaatagtaAACGTATTAATTGCCACTTATATGTTCATTTAATCTTTTACAGATATTCGTGATTTTGAGTTTGACATGGATCGTCGGTTATTTTGCGTCTTTCTTCAACCAGGAGTACTTATGGTACATCTTCATCATCTTGACTTCCCTACAGGGAGTTTTTATTTTCCTGGCATTCATCTTCAAATCTGAAGTTTTTAAAATGTGGAAGGAGAAGCTTACAACCACAAGCAAGAGAAGAATGGAGTCATCTAAAGATATTTCCAGTCAACACCATTATACGGAATCGACCACCTTCTGACGAATTTTGACCTTCGATTTATATTATCATAGTTTAAGAGACGTTTGGCGAAACATCAAGTTGCCTCTTTGGCTTAAGGGAACTGCGAAAATCCACATTATTGAAAACATCCAGTAAACtaacaattttgatttttgtttgacCGTGACACGCTCTTTGTTATAGACAACTCTTTTTATAATTACTGTAACATAGTTTACATTATCCGACTGATgtgttaaatttttatttacaaTGGTGCTTCAAGGGTAAAAAAACAAATGCCACATACACGTGCATCGTGCCGTTATACTTTAATATCATACACACTTAAACTAAGGTTTATACGAATTGATAGTTAAAATATGCTCTTTTGCTAAACATGATATAAACTGCAACTTTCACCCTGGAAATTTCATTATGGTATAATTTTCTTGTACAATTTTCACGATGATAGTATTTTATGAGTTAAACCGTTTTTAAGGCTATGGCATCCATTatttcaagggcgtaggaaccgggggggctgggaggCGCCatccccccagtgaaaaatgtggaggggcggaagtatcattccgccccccccccccccccgcttcgcaagtcagaaaaccccctttttcatttccaaatgagaaaaaaaattcatttggagcaccaaattgcatctaaggccaggtgaaaatacaaaattaagtttacaaaatggagtgggtgttgaagtgtgctatattgcaccaaattgcatctgaggctacctggaaatggataaaattcaaaaggggagagggacaccccctccccttagacccatagacgtacgaggcgggggcagATTGCCCCCTTAATTTCCacaggacaagaaattcgggcaaaagtcctgaaaaattcgggcagcctatgaggagattttatatatatatatatatatatatatatatatatatatatatatatatatatatatatatatatatatatatataaatatgcagtagcttgcccggatctttttcaaatttttgcccgacaattccatgtttactttatttagcatcatgatgtccgaatatttccgtgtaacacaaccgtaagcgcagctcatctgggctgccacgctttttgcacgatcaatttttttttctaactagtcaactgtacaCCTGGCCTTttccgacatgagtgtatataagaaacattttccctttttcatggatggtaaGGGGGTGGGGCCTACAAGCTtcgaagtacaggtttatcatattctttgttatattttatacttttttgtgagacaaattgcagtctcacctgacacagcgacattatcccgcctacgtgtcgttgaacaatgtatgtttttctggaggtagctgagtactgtgttaaaataataaatacggtaactaaaaaggagcttaaaaaatatactgtcctatttttccccttcaaagtgatgttaccatttttcttcttctaatttaccaaatttttggggaagtgtaaatttctaaaacgtgaggttataaaataaagaatgttttgatgcaacttgcaaggcctcagaagtgccatttcctgcaatctgagaggcattttttgccaaaaattttcttgtatgctacgcgccaaccgatggtggcgctccgcttagatagtgtcacgggaactttcgggcacaaaaatgtctgccccccccaaactgaaatggccCCATACGCCTATACTAAGACCACTCCCcaga contains the following coding sequences:
- the LOC139965584 gene encoding uncharacterized protein — protein: MKPLLLPRGGLFVHWLWIIVVGVVFMDTVHCNSESYPVDLYVQYCPDDHMCSSPFETYSKSASRCSCHPLCKSFKDCCYDTDLYNEQLELLGSLNAPIFEEFSSYNDYFRCTTDIISSERYWMISECPSSWEGTNKCQLNEGELNYTVGNLTELTGIPVVSENGITFRNIFCAICHGQELTSLTPWSITAECLDLGFLPPVDNLTLQEKVEIFIGFCQNVTFAPPADHPFNVTSVIPCRSQSEESFVQSSCPDTEFNDEYSEGCRVVFAPLSVDYSVVFRNRYCAECFYADNPAQELTLFEFCPVTSGRECYFNANGDEICIGPPPGPPLVPISITFDFFGDGSGVSISSEQDKIDTILVDCEEGQVFDPTSSTCLQLHCRQGYILESNRCIPNATDPTVADGLCEEFLLTVTFTLKTIMPCTNEMPVSIFGECLPEELVNIITAANSSQHYTCGTNVTVTRFSISQTISLDEVKQIFSSGTVKISANFSSSSCQIIDAVEILNVCSSSLSSQLLCTSPWQTGVPPSDTLWNRVVSTEEDMNITRIRFRRTLKYLNNNSVVDDFSLQRCKVRLTCPLVSLNSSLFVNEGNNSDTLIFRSNTTVRFTSDEYSVNQDGMITVCNFLDSSGEIRAFLPSFTSAQSILSTIGITLSIIGLSFSFLTYSCFSTLRTRVAPILIMVLCFCLIIAQCCLLFAGIATSIPMVCSILAGVGHFFWLSAFSSSCIFGFTLQQTFSLKNQTVRGHKPSCKKVATYVVGCFLFPSLISGALLVVHLTDRGERYPLTYGNEEACWIGDASINLIAFGVPVLVSLLINLFFFSRVVYALCIQHNSSRRVRGRENGSELRELLIYIKIFVILSLTWIVGYFASFFNQEYLWYIFIILTSLQGVFIFLAFIFKSEVFKMWKEKLTTTSKRRMESSKDISSQHHYTESTTF